One region of Chitinispirillales bacterium ANBcel5 genomic DNA includes:
- the lepB gene encoding signal peptidase I, translated as MSKDQARRSEKAGILRLFREMGSALAMALIAIIYVIQAFKIPTGSMEDSLLVGDMLLGLKFIYGAPIVPFSQDLGITTRFPAFADPKPGDVVIFKYPGTERKDYIKRNIAGPGSTVEIRNQLVLVDDIPIELPPDGKYITGNTLDPRISFFAPLEIPAEGDVLIPQLMPVREFLFFKHLVRQENPRRDVSIDFSLYLDGEFSNDARFPAFNTTITLNDLLSGRVTVFNRLKNKQVPFDFNTIDDWVELDNVLKHVESGVQKRYPDAEIELRKHVYIDGQEIEEYQVRFDNYFMIGDNRNNSMDSRYWGYVNRNYIKAKAFILYMSLDSGFPWIRWDRLGRLIRSYNLTAQESFATETTDNELAHALEHGHVPEDDN; from the coding sequence TTGTCCAAAGATCAAGCCCGCAGGTCTGAGAAGGCCGGAATTTTACGATTATTCAGAGAGATGGGCTCTGCACTTGCTATGGCCCTTATCGCAATAATATATGTGATCCAGGCCTTTAAAATCCCTACCGGCTCAATGGAAGACAGTCTGCTGGTTGGCGATATGCTTCTGGGCCTTAAGTTTATCTATGGTGCCCCTATTGTCCCCTTTTCACAGGACCTGGGGATAACTACCCGATTTCCCGCCTTTGCAGACCCCAAGCCGGGTGATGTTGTAATATTTAAGTATCCCGGAACCGAAAGAAAAGACTACATTAAGCGCAACATCGCAGGCCCGGGCTCTACGGTAGAAATAAGAAACCAGCTTGTACTGGTAGATGATATACCAATTGAACTTCCCCCCGATGGGAAATACATAACCGGCAATACTCTTGATCCACGCATCTCCTTTTTTGCTCCGCTCGAGATACCTGCTGAAGGTGATGTTTTAATACCTCAACTGATGCCGGTAAGAGAGTTTTTGTTCTTTAAACACCTGGTTAGACAGGAAAACCCACGCAGGGATGTTTCAATCGATTTTTCTTTATACCTTGATGGTGAATTTTCAAACGATGCCCGGTTCCCCGCCTTTAATACTACTATAACTCTTAACGACCTGCTTTCGGGTAGAGTTACTGTTTTTAACAGGTTAAAAAACAAGCAGGTTCCCTTTGATTTCAATACAATTGATGACTGGGTTGAACTGGACAATGTTTTAAAGCATGTAGAAAGTGGGGTGCAAAAACGCTATCCGGATGCAGAAATCGAACTCCGAAAACATGTCTATATAGATGGCCAGGAGATAGAAGAATACCAAGTCAGGTTTGATAACTATTTTATGATCGGTGACAACCGTAACAACTCCATGGACTCACGATACTGGGGGTATGTGAATCGTAACTACATAAAAGCAAAAGCTTTTATTCTCTATATGTCGCTTGATTCAGGCTTTCCATGGATACGCTGGGATCGCCTTGGCAGGCTCATAAGGTCCTATAATCTCACGGCTCAGGAGTCTTTTGCTACTGAAACCACAGATAATGAATTGGCACACGCCTTAGAGCATGGCCATGTACCTGAGGACGACAATTGA
- a CDS encoding inositol monophosphatase, which translates to MLKKELSTALLAAQKAGAIQKKGLGTALSIERKSDCSPVTQIDQKCEQTIKEIILNEYPEDGFLGEETEEIATNNGRRWIVDPLDGTRPFIRRIPTYSVLIALEQDNEPVLGVIYLPAMDCMCYGTKGGGAFINNNSIKVSPTLKLQNAMGSVLGYVENANQPIGPKLLELMKRWDYTYGFMDAYSYVCLASGKIDICVNLLDKPWDCAAAACIIREAGGYYTDIKGNDSIHNGSILFTNKHLHSEILSVLNNP; encoded by the coding sequence ATGTTAAAAAAAGAACTGTCGACCGCACTTTTAGCAGCTCAAAAAGCGGGTGCAATTCAAAAAAAAGGATTGGGAACAGCACTCTCTATAGAGCGAAAAAGCGACTGCTCACCAGTTACGCAAATCGATCAAAAGTGTGAGCAAACGATTAAAGAGATCATCCTGAATGAATATCCTGAGGATGGTTTTTTGGGCGAAGAAACCGAAGAAATTGCGACAAATAATGGTAGAAGATGGATAGTTGACCCTCTTGATGGAACTCGCCCCTTTATCCGTAGGATTCCAACTTATAGCGTCCTTATTGCACTGGAACAGGACAATGAACCTGTTCTTGGGGTAATTTATCTTCCTGCCATGGACTGTATGTGTTATGGTACAAAGGGCGGCGGTGCTTTTATTAACAATAACAGTATAAAGGTTTCTCCCACTTTAAAACTCCAAAATGCTATGGGCAGTGTTTTAGGGTATGTGGAAAATGCAAACCAACCGATAGGGCCCAAATTGCTAGAGCTGATGAAGCGGTGGGATTATACGTACGGCTTTATGGATGCCTACAGCTATGTATGCCTCGCAAGCGGCAAAATTGATATCTGTGTTAACCTTCTGGATAAACCGTGGGACTGTGCAGCTGCAGCCTGCATCATACGGGAAGCCGGAGGGTATTATACCGATATAAAAGGTAATGATTCAATCCATAACGGCTCAATTCTTTTCACCAATAAACATCTTCATTCCGAAATTCTTTCTGTCCTCAATAATCCATAA
- a CDS encoding CDP-alcohol phosphatidyltransferase family protein yields MNIATLFTTSRVVFAPLFAYFFITGFPTDQTAWIWICFALAVLIELSDLLDGTIARSRGEVTDFGKVFDPVADSVSRQTIFISFMVTGVIPLWMYLIFFYRDAFLQLLRIVCASSGIVLAARKSGKAKAVLQGIATFGVLFVILLLRYQVEWMPAQILGFHPGFWVMLLPTLFTLLSVIDYVIPNRKLIGKMMETK; encoded by the coding sequence ATGAATATAGCTACCCTTTTTACTACATCAAGAGTAGTCTTTGCCCCCCTTTTTGCTTACTTTTTTATAACTGGTTTTCCCACAGACCAAACTGCATGGATTTGGATCTGTTTTGCTCTTGCCGTTCTCATTGAGCTAAGCGATCTGTTAGATGGTACTATTGCAAGAAGCAGGGGCGAAGTGACTGATTTTGGGAAAGTCTTCGATCCGGTGGCTGATAGTGTATCACGGCAGACCATTTTTATCTCCTTTATGGTTACTGGAGTGATCCCTTTATGGATGTATCTGATATTTTTCTATAGAGATGCTTTTTTGCAACTGCTTAGAATCGTGTGCGCTTCAAGCGGAATCGTTCTGGCTGCCAGAAAATCGGGAAAAGCAAAAGCCGTACTCCAGGGGATTGCAACTTTTGGTGTCCTATTTGTGATCCTGCTGCTTCGCTATCAGGTTGAATGGATGCCTGCTCAGATCCTTGGTTTTCACCCTGGCTTCTGGGTCATGCTTTTACCAACGCTTTTTACACTTCTTTCAGTTATAGACTATGTTATTCCAAATAGAAAACTTATCGGCAAGATGATGGAGACTAAATAA
- a CDS encoding MraY family glycosyltransferase: MMVLPFNLLPLVSLLVACILSVLLLRVLLRLPITSYFSDKPDERKVHSKPIPRMGGLAIVLSFLFTLCCWFVLAHYTTFADGVDPRVAGAIFAVAVVIGIFGFLDDSVFVEVRVRHKVVAELLLALGAVYVCSIHTGPISILGFFTIPLWASQIISVLWILGIINAINIIDGVDGLAGGISLIAILTLALISAIGGNVAALTISLMLAGSVFGFLLFNMPPAKTFMGDTGSLFLGGMIAILSLYLASTVTGSRSFLIMPLIAGVPIVEVLVTMVRRYFKAVDRNKSFTERLKSLSTADNSHIHHRLMFRGFDHFETALILSLTAITLCGGAVCLIFLPKYLVAPFLIYLSIPVVLILNKLGFGGRFKKALRLSDSRISGYTRTSLIGVIDKDGILSHALELERKDDVVFLPVTEEIPDRIKNHLHAVIIRSSFSQYKTDLQKAEKLAYSVKGPIFLVTAEKNSKLAMMEFFKNGTLKVKNKQQTLRELAREMQNVSVKSNARHVHERVVEINAEPDKGGSVV; this comes from the coding sequence ATGATGGTTTTACCTTTTAATTTGTTACCCTTAGTTTCCCTTCTGGTCGCATGTATTCTTTCTGTTTTATTGCTGAGAGTTTTGCTTCGATTGCCAATCACCAGCTATTTCAGCGATAAACCGGATGAAAGAAAAGTACACTCCAAGCCTATACCCCGAATGGGTGGGCTTGCAATAGTGCTCTCTTTTCTTTTTACTTTATGTTGTTGGTTTGTTTTAGCACACTATACGACATTTGCAGACGGGGTAGATCCCAGAGTGGCAGGGGCGATCTTTGCCGTTGCTGTGGTAATTGGAATCTTTGGCTTTTTAGATGACAGTGTTTTTGTGGAGGTTAGAGTCAGGCATAAAGTTGTTGCCGAACTTTTGCTTGCACTGGGTGCTGTGTATGTCTGTTCGATTCATACAGGCCCTATCTCTATTCTCGGCTTTTTCACCATACCTCTTTGGGCAAGTCAGATTATTTCGGTTTTATGGATTCTGGGGATTATAAATGCCATAAATATTATCGACGGAGTTGATGGGCTCGCTGGTGGAATCTCTCTTATTGCCATTCTTACCCTTGCTCTGATTTCGGCTATAGGGGGAAATGTTGCAGCCCTTACAATCAGTCTCATGCTGGCTGGCTCTGTTTTTGGTTTCCTTCTCTTTAATATGCCACCTGCAAAAACTTTCATGGGAGATACCGGCTCTCTCTTTCTGGGAGGAATGATTGCCATCCTTTCACTATACCTGGCCAGCACGGTTACCGGATCGCGTTCCTTTCTAATAATGCCCCTTATCGCCGGAGTTCCCATAGTGGAAGTGTTAGTGACTATGGTACGTCGCTATTTTAAGGCAGTGGACAGGAATAAGTCGTTTACTGAACGGTTAAAAAGTTTAAGTACTGCGGATAACTCACATATCCACCATCGTCTTATGTTTCGCGGTTTTGACCACTTTGAAACCGCTCTGATTCTGTCTTTAACAGCGATCACGCTTTGTGGTGGTGCGGTATGTCTCATTTTTCTACCCAAGTATCTGGTAGCCCCCTTTCTGATCTATCTCTCCATTCCTGTGGTGCTTATTCTTAATAAACTTGGATTTGGTGGCAGATTCAAAAAAGCACTACGGCTGAGTGACTCAAGAATATCGGGCTACACCAGGACATCCCTTATAGGGGTAATAGATAAGGATGGTATACTTTCTCATGCGCTTGAACTGGAAAGAAAAGATGATGTGGTCTTCCTGCCGGTCACTGAAGAGATTCCCGATAGAATAAAGAACCATCTTCACGCAGTTATTATACGCAGCTCTTTTTCTCAGTATAAAACTGATCTGCAAAAAGCAGAGAAGCTGGCGTACAGTGTTAAAGGCCCAATATTTCTTGTTACTGCAGAAAAGAACTCGAAGCTGGCAATGATGGAATTTTTTAAGAATGGAACACTAAAGGTTAAAAATAAACAGCAGACCTTACGGGAGCTTGCCCGTGAGATGCAAAATGTCTCTGTTAAAAGCAATGCCAGGCATGTACATGAGCGGGTTGTTGAAATCAATGCAGAGCCAGATAAGGGCGGCAGTGTAGTATGA
- a CDS encoding Wzz/FepE/Etk N-terminal domain-containing protein, protein MKVKENHSSQSSASGSNSGSHSTINSVSDEISLIDLILIIWKGKWIVVICTLLATAAGVIYALHAPDVFSTSAHFITKTGRSSGGGNLNQLASMAGISMGSGGSIDPSEYLDKVIQDYNFVASLYERKWPLGNDSLHLEQILEIEPDSTVGNWERVYQMQKIERVRRGRFITINRDVRTGILTLTTNASDPQLAYELNRYTLEYVSNYIRNSLQSQAREKREFIEERIKEVRNDLNRSENALVRFKERNLMSRSPQIQLEEARLQRQVTLNQEIYLQFQKQYEMVRIEELDDQTLVQVVRNPDVPVRRSRPRRTQLVIFSLIGGIFLGLIGTIFAHTLPFITSAVQSKDGHNR, encoded by the coding sequence ATGAAAGTTAAAGAAAATCACAGCTCACAAAGCAGTGCTTCTGGTTCTAACAGTGGTTCTCATTCCACAATAAATAGCGTTTCTGATGAAATTTCACTTATTGATTTGATTTTGATAATATGGAAGGGTAAATGGATCGTTGTTATATGTACCCTGCTGGCTACAGCTGCTGGGGTTATCTATGCTTTGCATGCTCCTGATGTTTTTTCTACCAGTGCACATTTTATAACTAAAACAGGGAGGAGCTCTGGGGGAGGCAATCTCAACCAGTTAGCTTCAATGGCAGGTATATCCATGGGGAGTGGTGGTAGTATAGACCCTTCTGAGTATTTGGATAAGGTAATTCAGGACTATAACTTTGTTGCATCTCTTTATGAGCGTAAATGGCCACTTGGTAATGACTCCTTACATCTTGAACAGATCCTTGAGATTGAACCTGATTCTACTGTTGGCAACTGGGAACGGGTCTACCAAATGCAAAAAATTGAACGGGTGCGCAGAGGGCGGTTTATTACAATAAACAGGGATGTTAGAACCGGAATTCTGACGCTTACGACCAATGCATCTGATCCTCAGTTGGCCTATGAACTTAACAGGTATACCCTTGAATATGTAAGTAACTATATTAGGAATTCTCTTCAGAGTCAGGCTAGGGAAAAAAGAGAGTTTATTGAGGAGAGAATTAAGGAGGTGCGGAATGATCTTAATCGAAGTGAAAATGCTCTTGTGCGTTTTAAAGAACGAAATCTAATGAGTAGATCACCTCAAATACAGTTGGAGGAAGCAAGGTTACAGAGACAGGTTACTCTTAATCAGGAAATTTACCTTCAGTTTCAAAAGCAGTATGAAATGGTGAGGATCGAAGAGTTGGATGATCAGACGCTTGTTCAGGTGGTCCGAAATCCTGATGTGCCTGTGAGAAGAAGTCGTCCAAGGAGAACTCAGCTTGTCATTTTTTCTTTAATAGGCGGAATTTTCTTAGGATTGATAGGAACTATTTTTGCCCATACTTTGCCATTTATTACCAGCGCAGTACAATCCAAAGATGGTCATAATAGATAA